Proteins found in one Verrucomicrobiia bacterium genomic segment:
- a CDS encoding PSD1 and planctomycete cytochrome C domain-containing protein yields the protein MRVWTKFVMCLSIAGWSAGLSLSAAEFTAEQLDFFEKKVRPVLVESCFECHSVSAAKVKGGLYLDSREAVLNGGDAGKVVVPESPEKSLLIKAVEYSDPELQMPPKTRLTSAQVEDLKQWVRLGLPWPQEAAPKAAGKVEVFDLEARKQAHWAWQAIKKPTLPTVKDAQWGQLPIDRLILAKLEAEGLKPAPAAEKRTLVRRLYFDLLGLPPTPEQVEAFVAHKSPKAVEKLVDELLASPHFGERWGRHWLDMMRYAETMGHEFDYPIHNAWRYRDYVIRAFNADVPYNQFVKEHLAGDLLKQPRINPADGFNESVIGTTAFWLSQQVHSPVDVRLHQAELIDNQIDVISKTFLGMTVSCARCHDHKFDAISDEDYYSLYGIIESSRYRLAEVEPLTTTLEQAKRLQGIKQQIKARLKETTVTADWKVKEYLLAVNEVLSGKVPADVKAKESGDVVLADFEWSGFGKWVVIGDAFGEGPVAQKEIGTYQGDVGAVGKGFINSHNARREGKVIQSDSFTGKLTGPEFTITRNHIHFLVGGGAHAGKTCVNLILEGKVVRSVTGKESNRMSAAKFEVSEFQGKTARIEVVDDVKGSWGNIGLDHVVMSDRTEFFGADNQPLLQADLVGVVAKARGLDAKVLKRWIAVQTGKEKVQLPGDHSSLLQVDKALWIIPPVDVQFAFARNQVPTGWSANGAAFEIRATAQDNFRVGTVEQPVKYVEDRGVLASGQVSPRLEGTLQSPAFTIEKDFIHLLIAGTGSRVSLVVDGFTLIRNPIYGNLRQTLNSEAPKWYRMDVRMWKGHRAFLEFVDRSPADSAAGGGQVNDWFAVEQVFFSNSADAPVPMPQVKGTEENGMETVAKEINDLVMHWLEGRTTFLKGQRRINQLLSNQLITLGKRDDAELKGLLEEYAKVEAGIRELVTVPALTEGTPYDEKVFLRGSPRRLGEVVKRRNLEALGGEVSAIYEEGSGRMQLAEDWTSQGNPLLARVLVNKVWHHLMGRGIVPTVDNFGVLGQVPSHPELLDWLAEDFRTTGDWSVKRLIKQVVLSRTYQMASQPNDAAAEAKDPNNEWWHRMNVKRLEGEAIRDAVLAVSGSLDRKMFGPSVAIHLTEFMDGRGRPGKSGPLDGDGRRSIYTEVRRNFLSPMMLAFDAPNAATTVGRRTVSNVPAQALILMNDPFVVQQAKVWAERLLKEEMSAEARVEKIYRRAFGRGATVEELKRAMEFLRVQAGEYGVSGEAGLKDVRVWADLCHVVFNVKEFVFNN from the coding sequence ATGAGAGTTTGGACGAAATTCGTGATGTGTCTTTCCATTGCAGGATGGAGTGCGGGGCTTTCGTTATCGGCGGCGGAGTTCACGGCGGAGCAGTTGGATTTCTTTGAGAAAAAGGTGCGTCCGGTGCTGGTAGAAAGTTGTTTTGAATGTCACAGCGTTTCGGCAGCCAAGGTGAAAGGCGGATTGTATCTGGATTCGCGCGAGGCGGTTTTAAACGGTGGGGATGCGGGAAAGGTGGTGGTGCCGGAGAGTCCGGAGAAGAGTTTGCTGATCAAGGCGGTGGAATACTCGGACCCCGAACTGCAGATGCCGCCGAAGACGCGGCTGACTTCGGCGCAAGTGGAGGACCTGAAGCAGTGGGTGCGGCTCGGTTTGCCATGGCCGCAGGAGGCAGCTCCGAAAGCGGCGGGTAAGGTGGAGGTGTTCGACTTGGAGGCGCGGAAGCAAGCGCATTGGGCGTGGCAAGCGATCAAGAAGCCGACGTTGCCGACGGTGAAGGATGCGCAGTGGGGACAGTTGCCGATTGATCGATTGATTCTCGCGAAGTTGGAGGCAGAGGGGTTGAAGCCGGCACCGGCGGCGGAGAAACGCACATTGGTGCGGCGGTTGTATTTTGATCTGCTGGGATTGCCGCCTACGCCGGAACAAGTGGAGGCGTTTGTGGCGCATAAATCACCGAAGGCGGTGGAGAAGTTGGTGGATGAGTTACTGGCATCACCGCACTTCGGGGAGCGCTGGGGGCGGCACTGGTTGGACATGATGCGTTATGCGGAGACGATGGGGCATGAGTTCGATTATCCCATCCACAATGCGTGGCGGTATCGGGATTATGTGATCCGGGCGTTCAATGCGGATGTGCCGTACAACCAGTTCGTGAAGGAGCATCTGGCGGGTGATCTGCTGAAGCAGCCGCGCATCAATCCGGCGGATGGGTTCAATGAATCGGTCATCGGCACGACGGCGTTCTGGCTCTCGCAACAAGTGCATTCGCCGGTAGATGTGCGGCTGCATCAGGCGGAGCTGATCGACAACCAGATCGATGTGATCAGCAAGACGTTCCTCGGCATGACGGTGTCGTGTGCGCGGTGTCATGATCACAAGTTCGATGCGATCTCAGATGAGGATTATTACTCGCTGTACGGCATCATCGAGAGTTCGCGGTATCGGCTGGCGGAAGTGGAGCCATTGACGACGACGCTGGAGCAGGCGAAACGGTTGCAGGGCATCAAGCAGCAGATCAAAGCACGGCTGAAAGAGACGACGGTGACGGCGGATTGGAAGGTGAAGGAGTATTTATTGGCTGTGAATGAAGTGCTGAGCGGGAAAGTTCCGGCAGATGTTAAGGCGAAGGAGTCAGGTGATGTAGTGTTGGCTGATTTTGAGTGGAGCGGTTTTGGGAAATGGGTCGTGATTGGGGATGCGTTTGGTGAAGGGCCGGTGGCGCAAAAGGAAATCGGTACGTATCAGGGTGATGTGGGTGCGGTGGGCAAGGGGTTCATCAATTCACACAATGCGCGGCGGGAGGGGAAGGTGATCCAGAGTGATAGTTTCACGGGCAAACTGACAGGGCCGGAGTTCACGATCACACGTAATCATATCCACTTTCTCGTCGGAGGTGGGGCGCATGCGGGCAAGACGTGTGTGAATCTGATCTTGGAGGGCAAGGTGGTGCGCAGTGTGACGGGCAAAGAAAGTAATCGCATGAGCGCAGCGAAATTTGAGGTGAGTGAATTTCAAGGGAAGACGGCGCGGATCGAAGTAGTGGATGATGTGAAGGGGAGTTGGGGAAACATCGGGCTGGATCATGTGGTGATGTCAGATCGCACGGAATTTTTTGGAGCGGACAATCAGCCGTTGTTGCAAGCGGATTTGGTGGGAGTGGTGGCGAAGGCGCGGGGATTGGATGCGAAGGTTTTGAAGCGGTGGATCGCGGTGCAAACGGGTAAGGAGAAAGTTCAGTTGCCTGGTGACCACAGCAGTTTGTTGCAGGTAGATAAAGCGCTTTGGATTATTCCTCCGGTTGATGTCCAGTTCGCATTCGCGCGAAACCAAGTGCCGACAGGCTGGTCGGCCAATGGGGCTGCGTTTGAGATCAGGGCGACTGCTCAGGATAATTTCCGAGTGGGGACGGTGGAGCAACCGGTGAAGTATGTGGAGGATCGCGGTGTCTTGGCGAGTGGGCAGGTGTCGCCACGGCTGGAGGGGACATTGCAATCGCCTGCGTTCACGATTGAGAAGGATTTCATTCATTTGCTAATTGCGGGAACGGGTAGTCGGGTGAGTTTGGTGGTGGATGGGTTCACGCTGATCCGTAATCCGATCTATGGGAATCTGCGGCAGACGCTGAATAGTGAAGCGCCGAAGTGGTATCGCATGGATGTGCGGATGTGGAAGGGGCATCGAGCGTTTTTGGAATTTGTGGACCGGTCACCGGCTGATTCGGCGGCGGGTGGCGGGCAGGTGAATGATTGGTTTGCGGTGGAGCAAGTCTTCTTCAGCAATAGCGCGGATGCGCCTGTGCCGATGCCGCAAGTGAAGGGGACGGAAGAGAATGGTATGGAAACGGTAGCAAAGGAAATCAATGACTTGGTGATGCACTGGTTGGAAGGGAGGACCACTTTTCTGAAAGGGCAGCGGAGAATCAACCAATTGCTCAGCAATCAACTGATCACCTTGGGCAAGCGGGATGATGCGGAGTTGAAAGGATTGCTGGAGGAGTATGCGAAGGTGGAGGCGGGGATTCGGGAGCTGGTGACGGTGCCAGCTTTGACGGAGGGGACGCCGTATGATGAGAAGGTATTTTTGCGCGGGAGTCCAAGGCGTTTGGGTGAGGTGGTGAAGCGACGTAACTTGGAGGCCTTGGGCGGTGAGGTGAGCGCGATTTATGAAGAAGGTAGCGGGCGGATGCAACTGGCGGAGGACTGGACTTCGCAGGGGAATCCGCTGCTGGCGCGGGTGTTGGTGAACAAGGTGTGGCATCATCTGATGGGGCGGGGAATCGTGCCGACGGTGGATAACTTCGGGGTGCTGGGACAGGTGCCGTCGCATCCGGAATTGCTGGACTGGCTGGCTGAGGATTTTCGCACGACTGGTGATTGGTCGGTGAAGCGATTGATCAAACAGGTCGTTCTTTCGCGGACGTATCAGATGGCGAGCCAACCGAATGATGCAGCGGCGGAGGCGAAAGATCCGAACAACGAGTGGTGGCATCGCATGAACGTGAAGCGGTTGGAGGGCGAGGCGATCCGGGATGCGGTGCTGGCGGTGTCGGGCAGTCTGGATAGGAAAATGTTCGGGCCATCGGTGGCGATCCATTTGACGGAGTTCATGGATGGGCGAGGGCGGCCAGGCAAGAGCGGGCCGTTGGATGGGGATGGGCGGCGGAGCATCTACACTGAGGTGAGGCGGAATTTTCTGTCACCAATGATGCTGGCGTTTGATGCGCCGAATGCGGCGACGACGGTGGGGCGCAGAACGGTCTCCAATGTACCGGCGCAGGCGCTCATCTTGATGAATGATCCGTTCGTGGTGCAGCAGGCGAAGGTGTGGGCGGAGCGGTTGTTGAAGGAAGAGATGTCAGCGGAAGCGCGCGTGGAGAAGATTTATCGGAGGGCTTTTGGGCGCGGGGCCACGGTTGAGGAATTGAAGAGAGCGATGGAGTTTTTACGGGTGCAGGCGGGTGAGTATGGGGTGAGCGGGGAGGCGGGATTGAAGGATGTGCGGGTGTGGGCGGATCTGTGTCATGTGGTGTTTAATGTGAAGGAGTTTGTGTTTAATAATTGA
- a CDS encoding sugar phosphate isomerase/epimerase, which yields MNRRQFLHRTAALTALAALPKLNAAPPSPPGPLVGTQLYGWGQYYQRDGKKPAEHTEEILSAVRDCGYDYAETSLDSAQPENNQKLADQMKAKGLKPFSLYTNAVVYEDDKWETNTQKLIKAAQAAREAGFTSLTCDPGLGKDEKTEAQLKTQAKALELLGTELRKVGMSLGIHHHTPAMRSSAREYHSNFKLTAPNKVGFCYDVHWVFRGGVKPDAALKDYGSRIVSWHLRQSREAIWWEDLDSGDLDYSAIAAYAKKNNLAPFYTVELALENGTKITRSVVANHQRSRAYVKTIFGC from the coding sequence ATGAACCGCCGCCAATTCCTACATCGCACCGCTGCTCTCACCGCCTTGGCCGCTCTTCCGAAACTCAATGCCGCTCCGCCCTCTCCCCCCGGCCCCCTCGTCGGCACTCAACTCTACGGCTGGGGCCAATATTACCAGCGCGATGGCAAGAAACCCGCCGAGCACACGGAGGAGATCCTCTCCGCTGTTCGTGATTGCGGCTATGATTACGCCGAGACTTCCCTTGATTCCGCACAACCCGAGAACAACCAAAAGCTCGCCGATCAGATGAAGGCCAAGGGCCTCAAACCCTTCTCCCTCTACACCAACGCCGTCGTGTACGAGGACGACAAGTGGGAAACCAACACGCAGAAACTAATCAAAGCCGCCCAAGCCGCTCGCGAAGCTGGCTTCACCTCACTCACCTGCGATCCCGGCTTAGGCAAAGACGAAAAGACCGAGGCTCAACTCAAGACTCAGGCAAAAGCGCTCGAACTCCTCGGCACAGAACTTCGCAAAGTCGGCATGAGCCTGGGCATCCATCATCACACGCCCGCAATGCGCAGTAGTGCCCGTGAGTATCACTCCAACTTCAAACTCACCGCGCCGAACAAAGTCGGCTTCTGTTACGATGTCCACTGGGTTTTCCGCGGCGGCGTGAAACCGGATGCCGCTCTGAAAGACTACGGCTCACGCATCGTCTCCTGGCACCTGCGCCAAAGCCGCGAAGCCATCTGGTGGGAAGACCTCGATTCCGGTGATCTCGACTATTCCGCCATCGCCGCTTACGCCAAGAAAAACAACCTCGCCCCCTTCTACACTGTCGAACTCGCGCTGGAAAACGGCACGAAAATAACCCGGTCCGTCGTGGCGAACCACCAACGGAGCCGGGCTTATGTGAAAACCATCTTTGGTTGCTGA
- a CDS encoding metal ABC transporter permease — MEALREILDPNFLLRNSVYVSLMVGLACPLVGVFLVLRRLVFLGVALPQISSTGVALALSLHVWFGHFGSAHGEEEKISAILGSIIFSLAAIFGLAFMERKGRGSMEGQIGALYVVSLAVSLLLLSKCPSAEKGWLELFKGQIIAVSNGDLWLTGTVMAVVVLVLHLFRREFLLVSFDREMAITLKKNVLLWDVLIYLLIGLTISIAVLTVGPLITFAFLLLPPLIVHPFAKNMKQFAVASSILGGVVAFLGFWLAYVKDLPVGPTDVVLLGGIYLVALVGKKLMSR; from the coding sequence ATGGAAGCCTTACGCGAAATACTGGATCCAAATTTCCTGCTGCGTAATTCGGTTTACGTGAGCTTGATGGTGGGGCTGGCGTGTCCGCTGGTGGGTGTTTTTCTGGTGTTGCGGCGACTGGTGTTCCTCGGGGTGGCGTTGCCGCAAATATCTTCGACAGGTGTGGCGTTGGCGCTTTCCTTGCATGTGTGGTTCGGGCATTTCGGGAGTGCTCATGGGGAGGAGGAGAAGATTTCGGCGATTTTAGGTTCCATCATTTTCTCGTTGGCGGCGATCTTTGGGTTGGCATTTATGGAGCGGAAAGGTCGTGGCTCGATGGAGGGACAGATTGGGGCGCTCTATGTGGTATCTCTGGCGGTGAGTTTGTTGCTGCTTTCAAAATGTCCTTCGGCGGAGAAGGGATGGCTGGAGTTATTCAAGGGGCAGATCATCGCTGTGAGCAATGGGGATCTGTGGCTGACAGGGACGGTGATGGCTGTGGTGGTGCTTGTGCTGCATCTCTTCCGGCGCGAGTTTTTGTTGGTGTCGTTTGATCGTGAGATGGCGATCACGCTGAAGAAGAATGTGCTGTTGTGGGATGTGCTGATCTATCTGTTGATCGGGCTCACGATCTCCATTGCGGTGCTAACGGTGGGGCCGTTGATCACGTTCGCGTTTCTGTTGTTGCCGCCACTCATTGTGCATCCGTTCGCGAAGAACATGAAGCAGTTCGCGGTGGCGTCGTCCATCCTGGGTGGCGTGGTGGCGTTTCTCGGATTTTGGCTGGCGTATGTGAAGGATCTGCCGGTGGGGCCGACGGATGTGGTTTTGTTGGGCGGAATTTATTTGGTGGCGTTAGTGGGAAAAAAGCTAATGAGCAGGTGA
- a CDS encoding metal ABC transporter ATP-binding protein, with product MSANALLTLDRLSAGYGRSVVVADVSFVLNKGSFTGLLGSNGAGKSTLLKTILGIIPALGGKFTWEAQAGKVPVIGYVPQRDSLDPIYLFSGREVAEMGVSARVAAGKGVPRQEKERVNECLKEVDALGFCDERFSHLSGGQKQRILIARALATNPDLLVLDEPTAGVDAAASRAIVELLRKLSQSGMTILMVNHDLPVVRELAQQVVWLAEGKAHFGPVNDLLSAERMMGLLAGSH from the coding sequence ATGTCTGCGAATGCTTTGCTCACTTTAGACCGGCTCTCGGCTGGTTATGGGCGGAGTGTCGTTGTGGCAGATGTTTCGTTCGTGCTGAACAAGGGGAGTTTCACTGGGCTTCTGGGGAGTAATGGGGCGGGGAAATCTACTTTATTGAAGACGATTCTCGGGATCATTCCGGCTTTGGGCGGGAAATTCACTTGGGAGGCGCAAGCGGGCAAGGTGCCGGTGATCGGGTATGTGCCGCAGCGGGATTCGCTGGACCCGATCTATCTTTTTTCTGGGCGTGAGGTGGCGGAGATGGGTGTCTCGGCGCGAGTGGCGGCAGGTAAGGGTGTGCCGAGGCAGGAGAAGGAGCGGGTGAACGAGTGCTTGAAGGAAGTGGATGCGCTGGGGTTTTGTGATGAGCGGTTCTCGCATCTCTCGGGCGGGCAGAAGCAGCGTATCTTGATCGCTCGGGCGTTGGCGACGAACCCGGACCTTTTAGTGCTGGATGAGCCGACGGCGGGGGTGGATGCGGCGGCGAGCCGGGCGATCGTGGAGCTGCTTCGCAAGTTGAGCCAAAGTGGGATGACGATCTTGATGGTGAATCATGATTTGCCGGTGGTGAGGGAACTGGCGCAGCAGGTGGTGTGGTTGGCGGAGGGGAAGGCGCACTTCGGACCGGTGAACGATTTGCTGAGCGCGGAGCGGATGATGGGATTGCTGGCAGGTAGCCATTGA
- a CDS encoding AAA family ATPase — translation MANIQSGQQEALGPITAGIPKRVRGKRGTKHEVVAKHGVAETAAAPKAEFSFNLKPNEIAKHLNRFVIGQTEAKKVLSVALCDHFQHVRMTLEGNVAPFYQKQNVLLLGPTGVGKTHLIRSAAELIGVPFVKADATKFSETGYVGGDVDDLVRDLLRRVGGDVKKAEHGIIYLDEVDKLATRGESGGRDVSGRGVQTNLLKLMEDGDVPVVSPNDMTGQLQNAMQAMRGGGVPQAETINTRHILFIVSGAFSGMDQIIKHRLMQTEKPAKVARMSVDDLYTQAATSDLVHYGLEPEFIGRLPVRVACHGLDSDDLFDVLRKSESSLIHQYERAFAAYGIEVEFKDDGLRRLALKASEENTGARGLMTVCERVFRDLKFKLPTRKVKRFAVTAKLVDDPAGELKRLLKG, via the coding sequence ATGGCGAATATTCAGTCAGGGCAGCAGGAGGCTTTGGGGCCGATCACGGCGGGGATTCCGAAACGGGTGCGAGGGAAGCGTGGCACCAAGCATGAGGTGGTGGCGAAGCATGGTGTCGCAGAGACGGCAGCGGCACCGAAGGCGGAGTTCAGTTTCAATCTCAAGCCGAATGAGATCGCGAAGCATCTGAACCGGTTCGTCATCGGGCAGACGGAGGCGAAGAAGGTTTTGAGCGTGGCGTTGTGCGATCATTTCCAGCATGTGCGGATGACGTTGGAGGGGAATGTCGCGCCGTTTTATCAGAAGCAGAACGTGTTGCTCTTGGGGCCAACGGGGGTGGGCAAGACGCATCTGATCCGCTCAGCAGCGGAGTTGATCGGTGTGCCGTTCGTGAAGGCGGATGCGACGAAGTTTTCCGAGACGGGTTATGTGGGCGGGGATGTGGATGATCTGGTGCGCGACCTTCTGCGTCGTGTGGGTGGTGATGTGAAGAAGGCGGAGCATGGCATCATCTATCTGGATGAGGTGGACAAGCTGGCGACGCGTGGCGAGAGCGGCGGACGCGATGTGTCGGGTCGCGGGGTGCAGACGAATCTGCTCAAGCTCATGGAGGATGGCGATGTGCCGGTGGTGTCGCCGAATGACATGACGGGGCAACTTCAGAATGCCATGCAGGCGATGCGTGGTGGCGGTGTGCCGCAGGCAGAGACGATCAATACGCGGCACATCCTGTTCATCGTGAGCGGAGCTTTTTCGGGGATGGACCAGATTATCAAGCATCGCCTCATGCAGACGGAGAAGCCGGCGAAAGTGGCGCGGATGAGTGTGGATGATCTCTACACGCAGGCGGCGACATCGGACTTGGTTCATTATGGTTTGGAGCCGGAGTTCATCGGACGCTTGCCGGTGCGTGTGGCGTGCCATGGGCTGGATAGCGATGATCTTTTCGATGTGTTGCGGAAGAGCGAGAGCAGTCTCATCCATCAATACGAACGGGCGTTTGCGGCCTATGGCATCGAGGTGGAGTTTAAGGATGACGGGTTGCGCAGACTGGCGTTGAAAGCATCCGAGGAGAATACGGGTGCGCGTGGGCTGATGACGGTGTGTGAGCGGGTGTTCCGTGATCTGAAGTTCAAGCTGCCGACGAGAAAGGTGAAGCGGTTCGCGGTGACGGCGAAGCTGGTGGATGATCCGGCGGGGGAGTTGAAGAGATTGCTAAAGGGATAG
- a CDS encoding DUF1080 domain-containing protein: MLKKSVLLLAVAAAMTACATKPAKPVNAVKPAEVTKPAVPAKPAAPIGYQDTPIIPGTKWHVHDGERAQPRVVTPGATFSHLAPAPTDAKVLFDGKNLSQWQAGNGGEAKWKVENGYMEVAPKSGSIQTKEKFADFQLHIEFATPSKVEGNSQGRGNSGILMNGVYEIQVLDSYNNPTYPDGQAGALYGQTPPLVNASKPPGEWQSYDIIFESPRWDKDGKIEKKAAVTVIHNGVVLHHRKEYQGNTPHKRNGTYDKAHAPEMFIQLQDHNNPMRFRNIWIRSIGEYDKP, from the coding sequence ATGTTGAAGAAATCTGTTCTGCTCCTGGCAGTGGCGGCAGCGATGACCGCGTGCGCAACGAAACCGGCGAAGCCGGTCAATGCCGTGAAACCGGCGGAAGTGACGAAACCTGCAGTACCGGCCAAGCCGGCAGCACCCATCGGTTATCAGGATACGCCGATCATCCCGGGAACAAAATGGCATGTGCATGATGGTGAGCGCGCGCAACCGCGCGTGGTGACGCCGGGTGCGACATTCAGCCATCTGGCTCCGGCACCGACGGATGCGAAGGTGCTGTTTGACGGCAAGAACCTGTCGCAATGGCAGGCGGGCAATGGTGGCGAGGCGAAGTGGAAGGTGGAAAACGGTTACATGGAGGTGGCGCCGAAGTCCGGCAGCATCCAGACGAAGGAGAAGTTCGCGGATTTTCAATTGCACATCGAGTTCGCCACGCCATCCAAGGTGGAGGGCAACAGCCAGGGCCGAGGTAACAGCGGGATATTGATGAATGGTGTGTACGAGATACAGGTGTTGGATTCTTACAACAACCCCACGTATCCGGATGGCCAGGCGGGCGCGCTTTATGGGCAGACTCCCCCGTTGGTGAATGCGAGCAAGCCGCCAGGCGAGTGGCAGAGCTACGACATCATTTTCGAATCGCCGCGCTGGGACAAGGACGGGAAGATCGAGAAGAAGGCGGCGGTGACGGTGATCCATAACGGTGTGGTGCTGCATCATCGCAAGGAATATCAAGGGAACACGCCGCATAAACGAAACGGCACCTATGACAAGGCGCATGCGCCGGAGATGTTCATCCAGTTACAGGATCATAACAACCCGATGCGCTTCCGGAACATCTGGATCCGTTCGATCGGGGAGTATGACAAGCCGTAA
- a CDS encoding DUF6797 domain-containing protein, producing MRGPKSSGGDAIAMRGMVVTLGEKRDAFMCYDMDLMRVSLAWKGDFLEFGNTLTQIAWPPPPQVKGEAVFAMKPLPGVWDGKGTFGDPRTNQQGPLPKSWAHYKGMYVNGREVVFKYSVGNMEVLELPGYAQSEGYDIFTRTLQFTRTARNLIINLLAVENPKVERKGTTLIVTDEKTKRKHLLTADGAVGVEWSTTNGLVALKVGKVTGNRPMRIAIATIKLEDNKNTEVLPKLPPTRFDIPNLIKGGAATWTETVKTKGVKGDDKGAYVVDTITEPSTNPYNVRNFFGGFDFFSDGRAAIGTFHGDVWVVSGITGNMEELTWKRYATGLFQPLGLKIVKDQVYVLGRDQITRLRDLNKDGEADFYENFNNDTVVTANYHEYCLDLHTDSKRNFYFAKGSPWEPEVVSPHQGCMIRVSKDGSKLEVIATGLRAPNGMTVGPRNEITVSDNQGHWMPSSKLNWIKQDGFYGMVPAAQKEMKFTRNGTNFIANPSIPQVRKDLGFKAWDKVAPMAEGYDHPVAWLPMNMDNSSGGQVWVTGNKFGPLKDKLLFMSYGKCTLFEVMLNDVDTTKQAAMVQLPLKFNSGIMRGRINPKDGQLYLCGLKGWQSSATRDGGFYRVRYTGKAVQLPVAFKVTTEGLAVTFTLPLDAKSANDAENYNVERWNYRWTGGYGSPEVSVSNPEQSKHDKLEVTGAKLQADGRTVVLAIKDMKPADQIKLKFNLDGADGSSVAQEIYATAGKLAEK from the coding sequence CCACCGCCGCAGGTGAAGGGGGAAGCGGTGTTTGCCATGAAACCCTTGCCGGGAGTGTGGGATGGCAAAGGCACATTCGGTGATCCCCGCACCAATCAGCAAGGTCCGCTGCCCAAGAGCTGGGCGCACTATAAAGGAATGTATGTGAACGGGCGGGAGGTGGTATTCAAGTATTCGGTGGGAAACATGGAAGTGCTGGAATTGCCAGGTTACGCGCAATCAGAGGGTTACGACATCTTCACGCGGACGTTGCAGTTTACGAGGACAGCGAGGAATCTGATCATCAATCTGCTGGCGGTGGAAAATCCCAAGGTGGAACGTAAGGGGACGACTTTGATCGTGACGGATGAAAAGACGAAACGGAAGCATCTGCTGACGGCGGACGGAGCGGTGGGGGTGGAATGGAGTACTACGAATGGATTGGTCGCCTTAAAGGTGGGCAAGGTGACGGGGAATCGCCCGATGCGGATCGCGATCGCTACGATAAAGCTGGAGGACAACAAAAATACAGAGGTGTTACCGAAGCTGCCGCCCACGCGCTTTGACATCCCCAATCTGATCAAAGGCGGAGCAGCCACATGGACGGAGACGGTCAAGACCAAGGGCGTAAAAGGAGACGACAAAGGTGCGTATGTGGTGGATACGATCACGGAGCCATCGACGAATCCTTACAACGTGAGGAATTTCTTCGGTGGGTTCGATTTCTTCTCCGATGGCCGCGCAGCGATCGGCACATTCCACGGAGATGTGTGGGTGGTCTCCGGCATCACTGGCAACATGGAGGAGTTGACATGGAAGCGTTATGCCACGGGATTGTTCCAACCGTTGGGATTGAAGATCGTGAAGGATCAGGTGTACGTGCTGGGCCGCGACCAGATCACGCGTCTGCGCGATCTGAACAAGGATGGCGAAGCGGACTTTTATGAGAACTTCAACAACGACACGGTGGTGACGGCGAATTACCACGAGTATTGCCTGGATCTGCATACGGATTCGAAGCGGAATTTTTATTTCGCGAAAGGTTCGCCCTGGGAACCGGAGGTGGTATCGCCGCATCAGGGCTGCATGATCCGCGTCTCGAAGGATGGCTCGAAGCTGGAGGTCATCGCGACGGGATTACGCGCGCCGAACGGCATGACGGTGGGACCGCGCAACGAGATCACTGTGAGCGACAATCAGGGGCACTGGATGCCCTCGAGCAAATTGAACTGGATCAAGCAGGATGGATTTTACGGCATGGTGCCAGCGGCGCAGAAGGAAATGAAGTTCACACGTAACGGAACGAACTTCATTGCGAACCCGAGCATTCCGCAGGTGCGAAAGGATTTGGGCTTCAAGGCTTGGGATAAGGTCGCCCCGATGGCAGAAGGATATGATCATCCGGTGGCGTGGTTGCCGATGAACATGGATAATTCCAGTGGCGGGCAGGTGTGGGTGACGGGAAACAAGTTCGGCCCTCTGAAGGACAAACTGCTCTTCATGAGCTATGGCAAGTGCACGCTCTTCGAAGTGATGCTGAACGATGTGGACACGACGAAGCAGGCGGCCATGGTGCAACTGCCGTTGAAATTCAACAGCGGCATCATGCGCGGTCGCATCAATCCGAAGGATGGGCAGCTCTACCTGTGCGGCCTCAAGGGGTGGCAGAGCAGTGCGACGCGGGATGGCGGGTTTTATCGCGTGCGTTATACGGGGAAGGCAGTGCAGTTGCCGGTGGCGTTCAAGGTGACGACGGAAGGACTCGCGGTGACGTTCACGCTGCCCTTGGATGCTAAGTCTGCGAATGATGCGGAGAATTATAATGTAGAGCGGTGGAACTACCGCTGGACGGGGGGGTATGGTTCGCCGGAGGTTTCGGTCAGTAATCCTGAGCAGAGCAAGCATGACAAGCTGGAGGTCACGGGCGCGAAGCTGCAAGCAGATGGTAGAACGGTAGTGCTGGCCATCAAGGACATGAAGCCGGCGGACCAGATCAAGCTGAAATTCAACCTTGATGGCGCGGATGGCTCCAGCGTGGCGCAGGAGATCTACGCGACGGCGGGCAAGCTGGCGGAGAAATGA